One Prosthecobacter dejongeii DNA window includes the following coding sequences:
- a CDS encoding arylsulfatase → MIRCILFCLLSLSSLVFADLAGTRPNIVFILTDDQGYGDLSAHGNPILKTPHLDQLRSESVRFSDFIVSPTCAPTRSALLTGRHEFRNGITHTILERERLDPKATTIAQVLKTAGYTTGIFGKWHLGDEPEYRPRARGFDEQFIHGGGGIGQSYPGSCGDAPGNTYFDPAILHNDKFVKTKGYCTDVFFAQASQWMASVKGKQPFYCHIATNAPHSPYIARPEDKALYAGKVPDDDAASFFGMIHNIDENVGRLIAKLDEWGIAQNTLVVFMNDNGGTAGVKVYNADMRGAKGTPWRGGTRAMSFWRWPGKIQEAECTALTAHVDVFRTWASLAGASLNPTTEMQAEGRNLLPLLENPKAEWPERTLFSHVGRWQKGTDYHAAKNRNASIRTPQYQLVSEGPRPQRPKAETPTAGWQLFDLRADPSQTRNLAAEKPEIVNSMLASYDQWWDSLKGQIDLNETAKGPKLNPFAEEYWKQFGGQPTAEDLARMNPDKAWTFETQRAKKK, encoded by the coding sequence ATGATCCGCTGCATTCTCTTTTGCCTCCTTAGCTTAAGCTCCCTGGTCTTTGCCGATCTGGCGGGAACACGACCTAACATTGTCTTCATCCTCACCGACGACCAAGGCTATGGGGACCTCTCAGCGCACGGTAACCCCATCCTTAAAACACCCCACCTGGATCAACTGCGCAGTGAAAGTGTGCGTTTTTCAGATTTCATCGTTAGCCCTACCTGCGCCCCCACTCGCAGCGCACTCCTGACAGGTCGGCATGAGTTTAGAAATGGCATCACTCACACCATCCTGGAGAGGGAACGTCTAGACCCCAAGGCGACCACCATTGCTCAAGTTCTAAAAACGGCCGGCTACACCACCGGCATTTTCGGCAAATGGCACCTGGGGGATGAACCTGAATACCGCCCTCGTGCCCGTGGTTTTGATGAACAGTTCATCCATGGCGGCGGTGGTATCGGCCAGAGTTACCCTGGCAGCTGTGGGGATGCCCCTGGCAACACCTACTTTGACCCCGCTATTTTGCATAACGATAAGTTCGTCAAAACCAAAGGCTACTGCACCGATGTCTTTTTCGCTCAAGCTTCGCAATGGATGGCGAGTGTCAAAGGCAAGCAGCCGTTCTACTGCCACATCGCCACCAATGCGCCTCACAGCCCCTACATCGCGCGCCCCGAAGACAAAGCCCTCTACGCTGGCAAGGTGCCTGATGATGACGCGGCGAGTTTTTTTGGCATGATTCATAACATTGATGAAAACGTCGGTCGTCTCATCGCTAAGTTGGATGAGTGGGGCATCGCCCAAAATACATTGGTCGTTTTCATGAATGACAACGGCGGCACTGCCGGTGTCAAAGTTTACAATGCGGACATGAGAGGCGCGAAAGGCACCCCCTGGCGTGGTGGCACTCGCGCCATGTCCTTTTGGCGCTGGCCGGGCAAGATCCAAGAGGCTGAATGCACGGCACTCACGGCTCATGTGGATGTCTTTCGCACCTGGGCCAGCCTTGCTGGAGCCAGCCTGAATCCAACAACTGAAATGCAGGCGGAAGGGCGTAACCTGCTACCTTTGCTGGAAAATCCAAAAGCCGAGTGGCCTGAGCGCACCCTCTTTAGCCATGTGGGCCGCTGGCAGAAAGGAACGGACTATCATGCGGCCAAAAACCGCAACGCCAGCATTCGTACTCCGCAGTATCAGCTCGTCAGCGAAGGCCCACGTCCACAACGCCCTAAAGCGGAAACCCCTACCGCAGGTTGGCAGCTTTTTGACCTCCGGGCAGATCCCTCTCAAACACGCAACCTTGCAGCAGAGAAACCTGAGATCGTCAACTCGATGCTGGCCAGTTACGACCAATGGTGGGACTCTCTCAAAGGCCAGATTGATCTCAATGAAACAGCCAAAGGTCCAAAGCTGAATCCCTTTGCTGAGGAATACTGGAAACAGTTCGGCGGGCAACCCACGGCCGAAGATCTAGCCCGCATGAATCCAGATAAAGCCTGGACCTTTGAAACCCAGAGAGCGAAGAAAAAGTAA
- a CDS encoding FAD-dependent oxidoreductase, translating to MRVPTCLFALLSLHLAAQAATSEHDVVIYGGTCAAITSAVQVKKMGKSVIIVSPDKHLGGLSSGGLGFTDTGNKAVIGGLSREFYHRIYMHYQKDESWVQQKKSEYGNKGQGTPAMDGENRTMWIFEPSAAEKIFEAWIKEQNITVVRDAWLDRAKGVKKEGDKIVSITTLDGNTYAGKMFIDTTYEGDLMAAAGADYHVGREANSVYGEEHNGIQVGVLHHRHHFGAVKEPISPYKIPGDPKSGVLARISTEAPGVKGEGDKRVQAYCFRACYTNDPANRIPFPKPEGYDANQYELLLRVLNTGWGEFFEKFDPIPNHKTDTNNHGPFSFDNIGYNYDYPEANYERRREIIAEHRTYQQGLLWFVANDPRVPKELQKELNTWGLPKDEFTDNGNWSHQLYIREARRMIGHFVMTENELRKLKPTPESVGMGSYTIDSHNVQRHITAEGYVQNEGDIGVSTNGPYEIAYGSLVPKEGQGSNLLVPVAMSASHIAYGSIRMEPVFMILGQSAASAAVLAIDGDLPVQKVPYAKLREQLLKDGQILEYTAPKSARGLDPQGMKGVVVDDEQAIKMGHWQESGAAKKFIGNGYSHDGNSTKGENTASFRAKLPKAGRYEVIFAYAPNNNRASNVPVTVKHAAGETKVTVNEKKDGAFDGLGMSLGTFDFNAEAEVNVTTAGTDGYVVLDGVQWIAR from the coding sequence ATGAGAGTCCCAACCTGCCTCTTCGCCCTTTTGTCCCTCCATCTCGCTGCCCAAGCGGCTACCTCGGAGCACGATGTCGTGATCTACGGCGGCACTTGCGCCGCCATCACCTCAGCTGTGCAGGTGAAAAAGATGGGCAAATCCGTCATCATCGTCAGCCCAGACAAACATCTCGGCGGCCTCAGCAGTGGGGGCCTGGGTTTCACTGATACGGGTAACAAGGCGGTCATCGGTGGCCTTTCCCGCGAGTTTTATCATCGCATTTACATGCACTATCAGAAGGACGAATCCTGGGTGCAGCAGAAGAAAAGCGAGTATGGCAATAAAGGCCAGGGCACCCCGGCCATGGATGGCGAGAACCGCACGATGTGGATCTTTGAACCGAGCGCGGCGGAAAAGATCTTTGAAGCCTGGATCAAAGAACAAAACATAACGGTCGTGCGCGATGCCTGGCTGGACCGCGCCAAAGGCGTGAAAAAGGAAGGCGACAAGATCGTCTCCATTACCACGCTGGATGGCAATACCTATGCAGGCAAGATGTTCATAGATACCACCTATGAGGGCGACCTCATGGCCGCAGCAGGCGCTGACTACCACGTAGGTCGCGAGGCTAACAGCGTCTATGGTGAAGAACACAATGGCATCCAGGTGGGCGTTCTGCATCACCGCCACCACTTCGGCGCGGTGAAGGAACCCATCAGCCCGTATAAAATCCCTGGTGATCCCAAAAGCGGAGTATTGGCCCGCATCAGCACGGAGGCTCCAGGCGTCAAAGGCGAGGGTGATAAACGCGTGCAAGCTTACTGCTTCCGTGCCTGTTATACCAATGATCCAGCCAACCGCATCCCCTTCCCCAAACCCGAAGGCTATGATGCCAACCAGTATGAACTGCTCCTGCGCGTGCTAAACACCGGCTGGGGGGAGTTCTTTGAAAAGTTTGATCCCATCCCTAACCACAAGACAGATACAAATAACCACGGCCCCTTCAGCTTTGATAACATCGGTTACAACTATGACTATCCTGAGGCCAACTACGAGCGCCGCCGTGAGATCATCGCTGAGCACCGCACGTATCAGCAAGGTCTGCTTTGGTTTGTCGCCAATGATCCTCGAGTGCCAAAAGAATTGCAAAAGGAACTGAATACCTGGGGCCTACCCAAAGATGAGTTCACGGATAATGGCAACTGGTCCCACCAGCTCTACATCCGTGAAGCCCGCCGCATGATCGGCCACTTTGTGATGACCGAAAACGAGCTGCGCAAGTTGAAGCCCACTCCTGAATCTGTCGGCATGGGGAGCTACACCATTGATAGCCACAATGTTCAGCGCCACATCACCGCTGAAGGCTACGTGCAGAACGAAGGTGACATCGGTGTGAGCACCAATGGCCCCTACGAGATCGCTTACGGCTCCTTGGTGCCGAAAGAAGGTCAGGGATCCAATCTCCTCGTGCCAGTGGCCATGTCCGCCAGCCACATCGCCTATGGCTCCATCCGCATGGAGCCTGTGTTTATGATTCTGGGTCAGTCCGCCGCCAGCGCTGCTGTGCTAGCCATTGACGGAGACCTACCTGTCCAAAAAGTGCCCTATGCCAAACTGCGGGAGCAGTTGCTCAAGGATGGCCAAATTCTCGAATACACTGCCCCTAAAAGCGCTCGCGGCCTTGATCCTCAGGGTATGAAGGGCGTCGTCGTGGATGATGAACAAGCCATTAAAATGGGTCACTGGCAGGAAAGTGGCGCAGCCAAGAAATTCATTGGCAATGGCTACAGCCACGATGGCAACAGCACCAAAGGCGAAAACACCGCCTCCTTCCGTGCCAAGCTGCCAAAGGCCGGACGCTATGAAGTAATCTTCGCCTACGCGCCTAACAACAACCGTGCAAGCAATGTTCCTGTTACAGTGAAGCACGCCGCCGGTGAAACCAAGGTCACCGTGAACGAGAAAAAAGACGGAGCCTTCGATGGGCTGGGTATGTCTTTAGGAACCTTTGATTTTAATGCTGAGGCGGAAGTCAATGTCACAACCGCAGGCACCGATGGCTATGTGGTTTTGGACGGTGTCCAGTGGATTGCTCGGTAA
- a CDS encoding O-antigen ligase family protein translates to MQSVALVFFLLGLLFTGVLGTETRLLFFWPGAALLGLAGLVATLRWRLRVLFPPSDICLATSVLFTGYVASRAWLSPVAAYAREDLFILAGAWVVYMLTVTAASHPRWRVAIFAVLLTLVLGNLVVGFIHLSGNWQFHVVPFFLRSATEGRIGGFFANPNHLGAFFSMVLFLAAGFLCFGRGGAALKMCLGFLIISMMIGVALTASRGALTGLAIGAALFSLLALGIVWQTQRHLFWSLLGGGLVVSVLGGAVLWKVNEEYLRGREITSPMANDVRLEIWQAALAQHAQSPWVGAGSRMFYDGSVQYRSEKLPAYAGEALFAHNEYLQMLADYGWVGLVLLVLVIMAHAWNGLAFIGWFTRHRFLQTGRLMSNHLAFCLGALAALTAMLVHAIFEFQFHVAAPTLTAALLLGLLANPGFEGSERRSLRLPPVRLMTKILLGLASVLLITGPWFYGLSDYHVAKAQIAEAQKDAFEQSQELNAAVDKDPMNPEARYLRGLSLLGKLRADQRTPNHPVLKRATEDLAQAVKLNPHHYLYALALADAYDAQSRHQEALEQLHRALILAPLHEESRMALAVHWHRLGQFEKAEAAYLWAGEAKAMNEEGSSRWIDNYRLLLQHVALIRQSPPSN, encoded by the coding sequence ATGCAATCCGTCGCCTTGGTGTTTTTTCTTTTGGGCCTGCTTTTCACTGGGGTGTTAGGCACTGAGACGCGGCTGCTTTTTTTCTGGCCAGGGGCTGCTTTGCTGGGGCTGGCTGGGCTAGTGGCAACCCTGCGTTGGCGCTTGCGGGTGCTCTTTCCACCAAGTGATATTTGTCTGGCAACAAGTGTTTTATTCACGGGCTATGTAGCGAGCCGGGCTTGGTTATCGCCAGTGGCTGCCTATGCGCGGGAGGACTTGTTTATTCTGGCGGGAGCATGGGTGGTTTATATGCTCACGGTCACAGCCGCCAGTCATCCGCGCTGGCGGGTCGCTATTTTTGCGGTGTTGCTCACTTTGGTGCTTGGGAACTTGGTCGTGGGCTTTATCCACCTTTCAGGAAATTGGCAGTTTCATGTGGTGCCGTTTTTTCTGCGGTCGGCCACGGAGGGCCGGATTGGCGGTTTCTTTGCAAATCCAAATCACCTCGGCGCTTTCTTTTCGATGGTGCTTTTTTTAGCGGCTGGGTTTCTCTGCTTTGGTCGAGGGGGAGCGGCTTTAAAAATGTGCCTTGGGTTTCTGATCATTTCGATGATGATCGGTGTAGCTCTGACAGCTAGCCGTGGAGCTCTGACGGGCTTGGCTATAGGGGCCGCTCTATTTTCACTGCTGGCTCTGGGGATCGTCTGGCAGACGCAACGTCATTTGTTCTGGAGTTTGTTAGGTGGTGGGTTGGTTGTAAGTGTTTTAGGAGGAGCTGTTTTATGGAAGGTGAACGAAGAGTATCTGCGAGGACGTGAGATCACCAGCCCCATGGCAAATGATGTGCGGTTGGAAATCTGGCAGGCGGCTTTGGCACAGCATGCGCAATCCCCCTGGGTGGGCGCGGGCAGTCGAATGTTTTATGATGGCAGTGTGCAATATCGTTCTGAGAAGCTGCCCGCGTATGCAGGGGAGGCGCTTTTTGCCCACAATGAATACCTTCAAATGTTGGCCGACTATGGCTGGGTTGGTCTTGTTCTTCTCGTACTGGTGATCATGGCTCACGCCTGGAATGGCTTGGCATTTATCGGTTGGTTTACCCGTCATCGTTTCCTTCAAACGGGGCGCCTGATGAGCAATCACCTAGCTTTTTGTTTAGGTGCTCTGGCTGCGCTGACGGCGATGCTCGTGCATGCGATTTTTGAATTTCAATTTCATGTTGCAGCCCCCACGCTCACGGCGGCATTGCTTTTGGGATTGTTGGCCAATCCTGGATTTGAAGGGAGTGAACGTCGTTCTTTGCGGTTACCGCCTGTTCGGCTGATGACAAAGATCCTGTTAGGGCTAGCATCTGTTCTGTTAATCACAGGCCCTTGGTTTTATGGCTTGAGTGATTATCACGTCGCGAAAGCCCAAATAGCGGAGGCACAGAAGGATGCCTTTGAGCAATCCCAGGAGCTCAATGCAGCGGTGGATAAAGACCCCATGAATCCAGAGGCTCGCTATCTGCGGGGGCTATCTTTATTGGGCAAACTGCGTGCTGATCAGCGAACGCCCAATCACCCAGTTCTAAAACGTGCTACCGAAGATCTGGCGCAGGCAGTGAAGCTGAATCCACACCACTACCTATATGCTCTAGCTTTGGCTGATGCCTATGATGCACAGAGCCGTCATCAAGAAGCCTTAGAACAACTGCATCGAGCATTAATCTTGGCTCCTTTGCATGAAGAATCCCGCATGGCGTTGGCGGTGCATTGGCATCGTTTAGGCCAGTTTGAAAAGGCCGAGGCCGCTTATCTCTGGGCTGGTGAGGCTAAAGCGATGAATGAAGAAGGCTCAAGCCGTTGGATTGATAATTATCGCCTGCTTCTCCAGCATGTGGCTTTGATTCGGCAATCTCCTCCCAGTAATTAA
- a CDS encoding DUF1015 domain-containing protein, producing the protein MRFRSFQGLVPAPEHAADVAAVPYDVVNREESYALAHDKPLNLLHVDRAEIDLPLEVDPYSPEVYVKARENFEKLQAEGALVRETAPSLYLYRQTIGEHSQTGLVGVCHTEDYENDVIKKHEKTRQDKEDDRTRLVDSLSANTGPIFLTYRGVPAIDMIVNDFRLSNDPVHDFTAPDGVRHQVWRLPVGTSADIEKLFSHQVPAAYVADGHHRAASAFRVSKQRKASNPEHNGTEDYNWFLCVLFPGNELNILPYNRAVKDLNGHDHDSFLAQVGKIFKVSKTDVKSPTKPGHASMYLAGQWYDLEWKADAEASPIDQLDVSILQDNLLKPLLGIDDPRTSKRIDFIGGIRGTAELEKLVDGGDHAVAFSMYPVTVDQLMAISDATQIMPPKSTWFEPKLRSGLFIHTF; encoded by the coding sequence ATGCGCTTTCGTTCATTCCAAGGTCTCGTACCAGCCCCAGAACACGCCGCTGATGTTGCGGCGGTGCCTTACGATGTTGTCAATCGTGAGGAGTCCTATGCCCTCGCTCATGACAAGCCGCTGAACCTCCTCCACGTGGACCGAGCAGAGATTGATCTCCCCCTGGAGGTGGATCCCTATTCCCCAGAAGTCTATGTCAAAGCCCGCGAAAACTTTGAAAAACTGCAAGCTGAAGGCGCTTTAGTACGGGAAACGGCTCCCAGCCTTTATCTGTATCGTCAGACCATCGGCGAGCACAGCCAGACCGGACTCGTCGGCGTCTGCCACACTGAAGATTACGAAAACGACGTCATCAAAAAGCACGAGAAGACCCGCCAGGATAAAGAAGATGACCGAACCCGCCTTGTGGACTCATTGAGTGCCAATACGGGGCCTATCTTCCTGACCTATCGCGGTGTCCCAGCGATTGACATGATCGTCAATGATTTCCGTCTCAGCAATGATCCTGTGCATGATTTCACCGCACCAGATGGTGTACGTCATCAAGTCTGGCGTCTGCCCGTGGGCACATCGGCAGACATTGAGAAGCTGTTTTCGCATCAAGTCCCCGCCGCTTATGTGGCAGATGGCCACCATCGCGCCGCGAGCGCTTTCCGCGTAAGCAAGCAGCGCAAGGCCTCCAACCCTGAACACAATGGGACGGAAGATTATAACTGGTTCCTCTGCGTGCTGTTCCCGGGAAATGAGCTGAACATCCTGCCCTACAATCGCGCCGTGAAAGACCTGAATGGTCATGATCACGACAGCTTTTTAGCTCAAGTGGGTAAGATTTTCAAAGTCTCTAAAACCGATGTCAAATCCCCGACCAAGCCTGGACATGCCAGCATGTATCTAGCAGGCCAGTGGTATGACTTGGAATGGAAGGCGGATGCGGAGGCTAGCCCGATTGACCAATTGGATGTCAGCATCCTGCAAGACAATCTTCTAAAACCTCTCCTCGGCATTGATGACCCGCGTACCAGCAAGCGCATTGACTTCATCGGCGGGATCCGCGGCACAGCTGAATTGGAAAAACTGGTGGATGGTGGGGACCACGCTGTGGCCTTCAGCATGTATCCTGTGACGGTGGATCAGCTCATGGCGATCTCCGACGCCACCCAGATCATGCCGCCAAAGAGCACGTGGTTTGAGCCGAAGCTTCGCTCAGGCCTCTTCATTCACACGTTCTAA
- the aroQ gene encoding gamma subclass chorismate mutase AroQ, giving the protein MTLLVAERLSWMDEVAEVKRAKAAPISDPVREEVLLQAMEKQGKEAGLPPERVRQFFACQILAAKAFQEDWLSRPKPESWRDRPLPDLTTEVRPRLDDIGHRMIAALVHSRQSGDAGLIVRHTRDALQQQGYAEVVIDYVIQGVKAGLSP; this is encoded by the coding sequence TTGACCTTGCTTGTCGCTGAGCGTTTGTCTTGGATGGATGAAGTGGCAGAGGTGAAGCGTGCCAAAGCTGCACCTATTTCGGATCCAGTGCGTGAGGAGGTGCTACTTCAGGCGATGGAAAAGCAGGGGAAGGAGGCTGGCCTACCACCGGAGCGTGTGCGGCAGTTCTTTGCCTGCCAGATCCTGGCCGCCAAGGCCTTTCAGGAGGACTGGCTGTCACGCCCCAAGCCTGAATCCTGGAGGGACCGACCCTTGCCAGATCTGACCACGGAAGTGCGGCCGCGTTTGGATGACATCGGCCATAGAATGATCGCTGCACTCGTTCACAGTCGACAGTCTGGGGATGCAGGCCTCATTGTTCGTCACACCCGTGATGCGTTGCAGCAGCAGGGGTATGCGGAGGTCGTCATTGACTACGTCATTCAAGGGGTGAAAGCAGGCCTCTCCCCCTAA
- a CDS encoding FKBP-type peptidyl-prolyl cis-trans isomerase encodes MSGHSPLELGKAFLAENATQPGVITTASGLQYLVLQEGTGKSPTLKDTVVVHYRGTLINGAEFDSSYRRDEPAEFPLKRVIKGWKEGVQFMKEGAKFRFFVPPKLGYGSKGSGIEIAPNETLIFEVELLKVWED; translated from the coding sequence ATGTCAGGCCATTCCCCTCTCGAACTCGGCAAAGCATTCCTCGCAGAAAATGCCACTCAACCTGGAGTCATCACGACTGCCAGCGGGCTGCAATATTTGGTTCTTCAAGAAGGCACCGGGAAAAGCCCGACTCTCAAAGATACCGTGGTCGTCCATTACCGCGGCACCCTCATCAATGGGGCAGAATTTGACAGTTCTTACCGCCGCGATGAACCTGCCGAGTTCCCACTGAAACGTGTCATCAAGGGCTGGAAAGAAGGGGTGCAGTTCATGAAAGAAGGTGCGAAATTTCGCTTCTTCGTTCCTCCAAAACTCGGCTATGGCAGCAAAGGTTCTGGCATCGAAATCGCCCCGAATGAAACCCTGATCTTCGAGGTGGAACTCCTCAAGGTCTGGGAAGACTGA
- a CDS encoding PQQ-binding-like beta-propeller repeat protein, which yields MRLVTTLFLLSLTTALADWPQWRGPSRDGVSTDTTPIAETFPEAGLTKVWESDFIPSDHLGGHGSPVIAGEQAFISVVWHDKVSSEKREIDSEVMQQMNYRGVSPELMKKMEADRLSMPAMRGSKLDEWLIAWRKENLTPKEDVSLGKWAESRFKAGKSALPLEELSRVAKREGKPFSDVDELKQWMEDEKFSQAVKDKLMTAVPNTIKVAKDVVVFLDLNTGKQVWKFEVEGKPTGRSSSSTAAVVDEKVYAAGSTHLYCLNQKDGQMIWKAALPAGGPAASPLVIGDSVYMAAGRAQAFSTKDGQLLWEQKEAKGNTGSPTLWTPTSGAPVLLIVGANAVYGLSPADGKVLWTAEGGGQSTPVTQGDWLVVYSGAKDVGLRAYQYVKDAAPKAVWSHFWVTMRYSGSPIIHENHVYLTCGGKHQCVELATGKVTWLENEVNSTITSPIIADGKLLVYENNGTHLRIVKAQPGAYQQLARAKVEGMGCSSPALSHGKLIVRQREKLVCFDLRPQK from the coding sequence ATGCGCCTTGTCACCACGCTGTTTCTTTTGTCTCTCACCACCGCCCTGGCTGACTGGCCTCAATGGCGGGGTCCTTCCCGCGATGGTGTTTCTACCGATACCACGCCGATTGCGGAAACCTTCCCCGAAGCTGGCCTGACCAAAGTGTGGGAAAGTGACTTCATTCCTAGCGATCACCTCGGCGGTCACGGGAGTCCCGTCATTGCTGGGGAGCAGGCCTTTATTTCCGTGGTCTGGCATGACAAGGTGTCTTCCGAGAAGCGTGAGATTGATAGTGAGGTCATGCAGCAGATGAACTACCGCGGTGTCTCGCCTGAACTGATGAAGAAAATGGAAGCGGATCGCCTTTCCATGCCTGCCATGCGTGGCTCCAAACTGGACGAATGGCTGATAGCTTGGCGCAAGGAAAACCTCACGCCTAAAGAAGACGTGAGTCTAGGGAAATGGGCCGAGTCACGCTTCAAGGCCGGGAAGAGCGCGCTCCCTTTGGAAGAACTAAGCCGGGTGGCTAAGCGTGAAGGAAAACCTTTCTCCGATGTGGATGAACTCAAGCAGTGGATGGAAGACGAAAAATTCTCTCAAGCTGTCAAAGACAAGCTGATGACTGCTGTGCCAAATACGATCAAGGTGGCAAAGGACGTGGTTGTCTTCCTGGACTTGAACACAGGCAAGCAAGTTTGGAAGTTTGAGGTGGAGGGAAAGCCCACCGGACGCAGCTCCAGCAGCACCGCAGCTGTGGTTGATGAAAAAGTGTATGCCGCAGGTAGCACGCATCTTTATTGCCTGAACCAAAAGGATGGCCAAATGATCTGGAAAGCTGCGCTGCCAGCGGGTGGACCTGCCGCGTCTCCGTTAGTCATCGGCGACAGTGTTTACATGGCCGCAGGGCGTGCCCAGGCCTTTTCCACAAAAGATGGCCAACTGCTGTGGGAGCAAAAGGAAGCTAAAGGTAATACAGGCAGCCCTACGCTGTGGACACCAACTTCAGGGGCGCCTGTGCTGCTGATCGTCGGGGCCAATGCGGTGTATGGTCTTTCACCAGCGGATGGCAAGGTTCTGTGGACGGCGGAAGGCGGTGGCCAGTCCACTCCAGTGACACAGGGAGATTGGCTGGTCGTTTACAGTGGTGCCAAGGATGTGGGATTGCGCGCTTACCAATACGTGAAGGATGCTGCGCCCAAGGCGGTGTGGTCGCACTTTTGGGTAACGATGCGATACAGCGGTAGCCCCATCATCCATGAAAATCACGTGTACCTCACCTGCGGGGGGAAGCACCAGTGTGTGGAGCTGGCCACTGGCAAAGTGACATGGCTGGAAAACGAAGTGAACAGCACTATTACCTCACCCATCATAGCGGATGGCAAACTCCTCGTTTATGAAAATAACGGCACGCATTTACGCATCGTCAAAGCTCAACCTGGTGCCTACCAACAGCTAGCCCGGGCGAAAGTGGAGGGGATGGGCTGCTCTTCCCCCGCCCTGAGTCATGGCAAGCTTATTGTTAGGCAACGCGAGAAGTTGGTTTGCTTTGATCTACGCCCCCAGAAATGA
- a CDS encoding SanA/YdcF family protein yields MKLNFKVSLKRLLLGLVFILFLIMGLIFASDQWVRYEGEGRCYDDVAKLPAAEVVLVLGCSPRIAGQENLFYRYRIEAAIELYKADKVKAFIVSGDNGTHQYDEPTAMKESLIAGGVPEHDIYCDYAGFRTLDSVVRAKAIFDQKKFIVVSQRFHNERAVFLALHHDLDAVGFNAKDVSRSVGLMTHLREYLARVNAVLDVTLLQTEPKFYGPKVSISR; encoded by the coding sequence ATGAAGCTTAACTTCAAAGTTAGTTTGAAGCGCCTTTTGTTAGGTTTGGTCTTCATCTTGTTCCTTATCATGGGCCTCATTTTCGCCAGCGATCAGTGGGTGAGGTATGAAGGTGAGGGGAGGTGCTATGATGATGTGGCCAAATTGCCTGCTGCGGAAGTTGTTCTGGTTTTAGGGTGCTCCCCCAGGATTGCTGGCCAGGAAAATTTGTTTTATCGCTATCGTATTGAAGCGGCTATTGAGCTCTACAAGGCAGATAAAGTGAAAGCGTTTATCGTCAGTGGGGACAATGGCACTCATCAATACGACGAACCCACAGCGATGAAGGAATCTCTCATCGCGGGAGGTGTGCCAGAGCATGACATTTACTGTGACTATGCAGGATTTCGCACTCTCGACTCAGTGGTGCGAGCCAAAGCCATTTTCGACCAGAAAAAGTTCATAGTGGTTTCTCAACGCTTTCATAATGAACGAGCCGTCTTTTTGGCGCTCCATCACGACCTGGATGCCGTGGGATTCAATGCCAAAGATGTTTCTCGCTCTGTAGGTTTGATGACTCACCTGCGCGAGTATCTGGCCCGTGTGAATGCTGTGCTGGATGTCACTTTGTTGCAAACGGAACCAAAGTTCTACGGGCCGAAGGTGAGTATCTCCCGATAA